The following are from one region of the Flavobacteriales bacterium genome:
- a CDS encoding sigma-70 family RNA polymerase sigma factor codes for MQTVDDKEIIALYLLPGDQERAMRLLIDKYQRRLYHHIRHMVTDHDETDDILQEVFIKVWNGLATFRQEAQLFTWLYRIATNECLSHLRKRKYQHVPVEEVSYQLSGNDDASAAAQSGEQIQQKLQAALTQLPEKQRLVFQMKYFDEMTYEDMSEILGTSVGALKASYHHAVKKIELFLTND; via the coding sequence GAACGCGCCATGCGTCTGCTCATTGACAAATACCAACGGAGGTTGTATCATCATATCCGGCACATGGTGACAGACCATGACGAAACAGATGACATCCTTCAGGAAGTCTTTATCAAAGTCTGGAATGGATTGGCTACCTTCCGTCAGGAAGCCCAGCTGTTTACCTGGCTATACCGCATCGCAACCAACGAATGCCTCTCCCACCTTCGTAAGCGGAAATACCAGCATGTGCCGGTAGAAGAAGTGAGTTACCAGTTATCCGGAAATGATGATGCTTCAGCGGCAGCCCAAAGTGGTGAACAAATTCAACAGAAACTGCAGGCAGCTCTGACGCAACTTCCGGAAAAACAACGTCTGGTATTTCAAATGAAATATTTTGATGAGATGACGTACGAAGACATGTCGGAAATACTGGGTACTTCGGTGGGTGCACTCAAAGCTTCGTATCATCATGCGGTTAAAAAGATTGAACTTTTTTTAACCAATGATTAA